The following coding sequences are from one uncultured Bacteroides sp. window:
- a CDS encoding RagB/SusD family nutrient uptake outer membrane protein, giving the protein MKNKLFKSIETSFLVVIMTSMILACSDIFDKQPLDQVSDATFWKTESDATLALTGCYYTGGGGWRGEDFWTPRALLYLDLMAGDGSEKEGIPDMMTDGTVYSDYWVVNSFWKHAYEKIAACNNFMDHIENFQMDATKKEMYKAEIRALRAYEYFNLALYYGDVPLATKSLSLDEANSISRTGKADVWSFCETELKESSAILPETRPSDEIGRMISGAALALLGRLQMAEKKWGDAAITYKKIIDQGVYEIDPLFNEIFTESGENSKEIIMRSCYLQDDYGHVMLQYLYPETWSGWHQFSPYNELVEDYECIDGKTINESPLYNEDKPYENRDPRMLYTVLIGGYSSFKGTVYNATPGSSSSDRYGKYSAWTGYCIRKFMDENFDGSLMNYGADFPIIRYAEVLLSYLESKLEAGETINQTLLDSTINKVRGRDCVKMPAVTETDQSKLRSIIRRERHIELAFEGVRYFDILRWGIAAQELNRQFHGMKLTTDPSNYTDFDVDENGYALAQKRNFKAGINELWPIPLSEIEINSNLTQNTGY; this is encoded by the coding sequence ATGAAAAATAAATTATTCAAATCAATAGAAACTTCATTCTTGGTTGTAATAATGACCAGTATGATTTTAGCTTGCTCAGATATATTTGATAAACAACCATTAGACCAAGTATCCGATGCTACTTTTTGGAAAACTGAAAGCGACGCTACATTAGCACTTACAGGGTGCTACTATACTGGTGGAGGAGGATGGAGAGGCGAAGATTTTTGGACACCAAGAGCACTATTGTATCTTGACCTAATGGCTGGCGATGGATCAGAAAAAGAGGGCATCCCCGACATGATGACTGATGGAACTGTATATTCAGACTATTGGGTCGTTAATTCATTCTGGAAACATGCTTATGAGAAAATCGCTGCATGCAACAATTTCATGGATCATATCGAAAATTTTCAGATGGATGCAACAAAAAAAGAGATGTATAAAGCAGAAATTAGAGCTTTAAGAGCATATGAATATTTCAACCTAGCACTCTATTATGGAGATGTACCACTTGCTACAAAAAGCCTTTCTTTAGACGAGGCTAATAGCATATCACGTACAGGCAAGGCTGATGTTTGGTCATTTTGCGAAACCGAGCTAAAAGAGAGTAGCGCTATATTACCAGAAACTCGTCCTAGCGATGAGATTGGACGAATGATCTCAGGAGCTGCTCTCGCCTTGCTGGGACGCTTACAAATGGCTGAAAAGAAATGGGGTGACGCTGCCATAACATACAAAAAAATTATAGACCAAGGAGTCTATGAAATAGATCCATTATTTAATGAAATATTTACTGAGTCTGGTGAGAATAGCAAAGAAATCATCATGCGTTCTTGTTATCTACAAGACGATTATGGACATGTAATGTTACAATATCTTTATCCTGAAACTTGGAGTGGATGGCATCAATTTTCTCCATATAACGAACTAGTTGAAGATTATGAGTGTATAGATGGTAAAACGATTAATGAGTCTCCGCTTTATAACGAAGACAAACCTTATGAAAATCGTGATCCACGTATGCTTTATACTGTATTGATTGGTGGATACTCTAGTTTTAAAGGCACAGTATATAATGCTACTCCAGGCTCTTCTTCAAGCGATAGATATGGAAAATACAGCGCATGGACAGGTTACTGCATCCGAAAATTTATGGATGAAAATTTCGATGGTAGCTTAATGAATTATGGAGCTGACTTTCCTATTATTCGCTATGCAGAAGTGCTACTCAGTTATTTAGAATCCAAGCTAGAAGCCGGAGAGACAATCAATCAGACTCTACTTGATTCAACAATTAATAAAGTTCGTGGACGTGACTGCGTTAAAATGCCGGCAGTAACAGAAACCGATCAAAGTAAGCTACGCAGCATTATTCGCCGTGAACGCCATATTGAGTTAGCTTTTGAAGGAGTACGTTATTTTGATATACTTCGTTGGGGTATTGCAGCTCAGGAACTCAACCGTCAATTTCACGGAATGAAACTGACAACGGATCCTAGCAATTATACAGACTTCGATGTTGACGAGAACGGCTACGCCCTGGCTCAAAAAAGGAATTTCAAAGCGGGTATCAATGAACTTTGGCCTATTCCATTGTCAGAAATTGAAATCAATTCCAATTTAACTCAGAATACAGGATACTAA
- a CDS encoding TIGR04133 family radical SAM/SPASM protein, translated as MSNIELSLRKRIGLEIARKVRQNTISLHPLRQLFWECTLRCNLACKHCGSDCKKLAHEKDMPAEDFLAVIDSITPHVQRHKVSIIITGGEPLMRNDLEEVGMALYQREYPWGIVSNGLYLTRKRLDGLLAAGMHAITISLDGFEEEHNWLRGHRDSFLKATEAIKMLSMEPELVWDVVTCVNHKNYRYLSEFKDFIYSLGVRHWRIFTIFPVGRAAQHPELQLSNEEFTGLMEFIKHTRKEQQIHLNYACEGFLGGYESEVRDSFYACNAGVSVASVLIDGSISACPSIRSDFHQGNIYKDDFMDVWNNRFQNFRNREWLKKGECSTCKLFRYCEGNGMHLHDGEGNLLICHLKRLLP; from the coding sequence ATGAGCAACATTGAACTTTCACTACGCAAACGCATCGGTTTAGAAATAGCCCGTAAAGTGCGCCAAAATACTATTTCATTACATCCACTTCGTCAACTGTTCTGGGAATGTACACTGAGATGTAATCTTGCTTGTAAACACTGTGGAAGTGACTGCAAGAAACTAGCACATGAAAAAGATATGCCAGCTGAGGATTTCTTGGCGGTTATTGATTCTATTACTCCTCATGTTCAGAGACATAAAGTCAGTATTATAATTACTGGTGGAGAACCTTTGATGCGGAATGATCTGGAAGAAGTGGGCATGGCTCTTTATCAACGAGAATATCCTTGGGGAATCGTTTCTAATGGACTTTATCTTACTCGAAAAAGATTGGACGGGCTGTTGGCTGCCGGAATGCATGCTATCACTATCAGTCTGGATGGCTTCGAAGAGGAACACAATTGGCTTCGCGGGCATCGGGATAGCTTTCTGAAAGCAACGGAGGCTATAAAAATGCTGTCTATGGAGCCGGAACTTGTATGGGATGTGGTGACTTGTGTGAATCATAAAAATTATCGTTATTTATCTGAGTTCAAGGATTTTATATATAGTCTTGGTGTTCGACACTGGAGAATCTTTACTATCTTTCCGGTTGGACGTGCTGCTCAGCATCCAGAGCTCCAATTGAGCAATGAGGAATTTACCGGTTTGATGGAATTCATCAAGCATACACGAAAAGAACAACAGATTCATCTTAATTATGCTTGTGAAGGCTTTTTGGGAGGTTATGAAAGCGAAGTGCGTGACTCGTTTTATGCTTGCAATGCAGGAGTTAGTGTTGCTTCTGTATTAATTGATGGCTCTATCTCTGCTTGTCCTAGCATTCGGAGTGATTTTCACCAAGGGAATATTTATAAAGATGATTTTATGGATGTGTGGAATAATCGCTTTCAGAATTTTCGTAATCGTGAATGGCTCAAGAAGGGTGAGTGCAGCACTTGTAAGCTCTTTCGCTATTGTGAGGGGAATGGAATGCATTTGCATGATGGAGAGGGTAACTTACTCATTTGTCATTTAAAGCGCCTTTTACCTTAA
- a CDS encoding radical SAM-associated putative lipoprotein: MKLYNLQKQWLRWCNRLLSGLLLILGFSACDDNSNGGEVMYGQPYTRFEIKGKVVNVQKEPIPGIQVIVKELSLSPARALDTLKTDASGEVLFKESLTSEGKFRLIAEDIDGVQNGGKFKTDSVDIQATTPTEGSGWYMGESKNEVTITLEKDEALD, translated from the coding sequence ATGAAATTATACAATTTACAGAAACAATGGCTGCGCTGGTGCAACAGACTTTTAAGTGGCTTACTTCTTATTCTTGGATTTTCCGCTTGTGATGATAACAGTAATGGTGGGGAGGTTATGTATGGGCAGCCTTATACTAGGTTTGAGATAAAGGGAAAGGTTGTTAATGTTCAAAAAGAGCCGATCCCTGGTATTCAAGTTATTGTAAAGGAACTAAGCCTTTCGCCTGCTAGGGCTTTAGATACCTTAAAGACTGATGCTTCAGGAGAAGTTCTTTTTAAAGAAAGCTTAACGTCTGAAGGAAAGTTTCGTCTTATTGCCGAGGATATTGACGGAGTTCAAAACGGCGGTAAATTTAAAACTGATTCAGTGGATATACAGGCAACAACGCCTACTGAAGGTTCTGGTTGGTATATGGGTGAATCAAAAAATGAGGTGACTATAACTTTGGAGAAAGATGAAGCTTTAGACTAA
- a CDS encoding L-rhamnose mutarotase — protein MNTKETGYQVQEYNKPVKRYCQTLNLKDSPDLIKEYIKRHSESQHWPEINAGIREVGILEMEIYILDTRLFMIIETPLDFEWEPAMKKLATLPRQAEWEEYMSIFQICSPNATCSKKWKLMDRMFHLYK, from the coding sequence ATGAACACAAAAGAAACAGGATATCAAGTTCAAGAATATAATAAACCTGTAAAGCGGTATTGCCAAACACTTAACTTGAAAGATTCTCCCGACTTAATAAAAGAGTATATTAAAAGACATAGCGAATCTCAGCATTGGCCTGAAATAAATGCAGGAATTAGAGAAGTAGGGATTCTTGAAATGGAAATATATATATTAGATACTCGCTTATTTATGATTATTGAAACCCCTCTTGATTTTGAATGGGAGCCAGCAATGAAAAAGCTGGCAACCTTACCTCGTCAAGCCGAATGGGAAGAATATATGTCGATTTTCCAAATATGCAGTCCTAACGCCACATGCTCCAAAAAATGGAAACTCATGGACAGAATGTTTCATTTATATAAATAA
- a CDS encoding alpha-L-fucosidase has protein sequence MQKGRFKATWKSLEQYKVPEWYRNAKFGIWAHWGPQCQPEQGDWFARFMYIEDSPDYKWFVKHYGPPSKFGFKDIIHDWKAEKWDPEKLVKLYKRAGAQYFFAMGNHHDNLDLWDSKYHNWNSTKIGPKKDILAGWAKAAKHNGLPFGVSIHSSHAWTWYETSQRSDKKGPYAGIPYDGTLTQKDGKGKWWEGLDPQELYAQNHKLSKNSQNPSTIHSQWNWANGASIPSKEYCDNFYNRTVDMINKYNPDLLYFDDTALPLWPISDAGLRIAAHFYNRNIKEKGKLDAVIFGKILTEEQKKCLVWDVERGAPDKIQKEAWQTCTCIGDWHYKRSIYDNNGYKSAKTVIQMLVDIVSKNGNLLLNIPVRGDGSIDDKEIAILEEIGEWMDVNKECIFDTRPWIIFGEGPDANKSNPMKAQGFNEGKNKYTSEDIRFTQKGKTLYAIVMEWPEDGKVAIKALGTNSPYYPKKIKQVKLLGSGKVSFTRDNNGLNIILPKQKINNIALVLKIND, from the coding sequence ATGCAAAAGGGCAGGTTCAAAGCAACATGGAAATCGCTAGAACAATACAAGGTGCCCGAATGGTATCGCAACGCTAAATTTGGGATATGGGCGCATTGGGGGCCTCAATGCCAACCCGAACAAGGCGATTGGTTTGCTCGGTTCATGTATATCGAAGATAGTCCTGACTACAAGTGGTTTGTAAAACACTACGGTCCTCCTTCTAAATTTGGCTTTAAAGACATCATACACGATTGGAAAGCAGAGAAATGGGATCCTGAAAAGTTAGTCAAACTCTATAAGAGAGCTGGTGCTCAATATTTCTTTGCAATGGGCAACCACCATGATAATCTCGACCTATGGGATAGTAAATACCACAATTGGAACTCAACAAAGATAGGCCCCAAAAAAGATATTTTGGCAGGATGGGCTAAAGCTGCTAAACACAATGGACTGCCTTTCGGAGTCAGCATTCACTCTTCTCACGCATGGACATGGTATGAAACATCTCAAAGATCAGATAAAAAAGGCCCCTATGCAGGAATTCCTTATGATGGGACACTTACCCAAAAAGATGGAAAAGGGAAATGGTGGGAAGGCCTAGATCCACAAGAATTGTATGCACAAAATCATAAGTTAAGCAAAAATAGCCAAAATCCGAGTACCATTCACTCTCAATGGAACTGGGCAAATGGCGCATCCATTCCAAGTAAAGAGTATTGCGACAATTTTTATAATAGAACTGTCGACATGATTAATAAATACAACCCTGATCTACTCTATTTTGATGACACAGCCCTTCCTTTATGGCCTATTAGTGATGCCGGACTACGCATTGCCGCTCATTTCTACAATAGAAATATCAAGGAAAAAGGAAAACTGGATGCCGTCATTTTTGGTAAAATCCTTACCGAAGAACAAAAGAAATGTTTAGTGTGGGATGTTGAACGAGGTGCTCCTGATAAAATTCAAAAAGAAGCATGGCAAACTTGTACTTGTATTGGAGATTGGCACTACAAACGTTCTATATATGACAACAATGGCTATAAATCGGCAAAGACCGTTATACAAATGCTTGTTGACATAGTCAGCAAAAATGGTAATTTGTTACTCAATATTCCTGTGCGAGGGGACGGTAGTATTGATGATAAGGAGATAGCCATTTTAGAAGAGATAGGAGAATGGATGGATGTAAACAAAGAGTGTATCTTCGACACAAGGCCTTGGATCATCTTCGGAGAAGGTCCTGACGCCAATAAATCAAACCCAATGAAAGCTCAGGGATTTAATGAAGGGAAAAACAAGTACACCTCAGAAGACATTCGCTTTACTCAAAAAGGGAAGACCTTATATGCTATTGTTATGGAATGGCCCGAGGATGGTAAAGTAGCAATCAAAGCATTAGGAACAAATTCACCTTACTACCCCAAAAAGATAAAGCAAGTAAAATTATTAGGAAGTGGAAAAGTTTCATTTACACGCGACAACAATGGATTAAACATTATTTTACCAAAACAAAAAATCAATAATATAGCATTAGTCCTAAAAATTAATGATTAG
- a CDS encoding AraC family transcriptional regulator has protein sequence MVREKESLSLILLSIGHAIHHADWNWTNVSSPFTRLYWVEDGSAKVILPSGVYTLTPNHLYMIPAFTLHSYLCDGYFSLYYVHVYEEQTEAFSYIEQLNFPFEVESTPTDVLLVKRLLEINPNRALKLYDPSLYDNSQTLLRNISENQHLPHYLIIETKGILLQLFSRFLKTAELKIEVTDNRLLKVLRYIRKNLNKPISIRQLSDICFLTDDHFIKLFKKEIHCTPVQYINQKKIEKAQVMLIIDDLPIKEIAYHLSFNNISYFNKLFKSVTGFTPGEYKRNSYV, from the coding sequence ATGGTTAGAGAGAAAGAATCTTTAAGTCTCATTTTATTGAGCATAGGTCATGCCATTCATCATGCTGATTGGAACTGGACTAATGTGAGTAGCCCTTTTACAAGACTTTATTGGGTGGAAGATGGTAGTGCTAAAGTAATATTACCTAGTGGAGTTTACACTTTAACGCCGAATCATTTGTATATGATTCCCGCCTTTACTTTGCATAGCTATTTGTGTGATGGGTACTTTTCGCTATATTATGTGCATGTTTATGAAGAGCAAACGGAGGCTTTTAGTTATATTGAACAATTAAATTTTCCTTTTGAAGTAGAATCTACACCTACGGATGTGCTGTTGGTTAAACGTTTGCTGGAGATAAATCCTAATCGTGCATTGAAACTATATGATCCATCGTTGTATGATAATTCGCAAACCTTATTGAGAAACATATCAGAAAATCAACACCTACCGCATTATTTGATAATAGAGACGAAAGGTATCTTGCTGCAGCTTTTCTCAAGGTTTTTAAAGACGGCGGAATTGAAAATTGAGGTCACGGATAATAGGCTTTTGAAGGTGTTGCGTTATATTCGGAAGAACTTGAATAAACCAATATCTATTCGGCAATTGTCTGATATCTGTTTTCTGACAGATGATCACTTTATAAAGTTGTTTAAAAAGGAGATCCACTGTACTCCTGTACAATATATAAATCAAAAGAAAATAGAGAAAGCTCAGGTTATGCTTATTATAGATGATCTGCCTATAAAAGAGATTGCTTACCATCTATCCTTTAATAATATATCTTATTTTAATAAGCTTTTTAAGAGCGTAACAGGTTTTACTCCCGGTGAATATAAGAGAAATTCATATGTATAA
- a CDS encoding TonB-dependent receptor, translating to MKNTLNKEKINLFLTKNTPLKVYFRFFLFFAIGLQLSTTAFAQTFHANGKVIDSKGTPIIGANVYEKGTKNGTITDLEGNFSVNVKQNSYLQISYIGFISQEVKPTSNMTIILKENLEALEEVVVVGYGTQKKVNLTGSVTSVSSDELQNRPVTQASQALAGLASGVTVSLSSGRPGNDGASIKVRGMGTFSGAGSDPLVLIDGLSASINDIDPNNIKSISVLKDAASAAIYGTRAANGVILIETKRGKKGKIQVSYNGYAGWQKATDLPDFVDSWDYATMLNEANINQNKSATYSAEEIQKFKDGTDPDNYPNVNHLKDLLTSGSGFQTGHNVSFMGGGEKSTYLLSLGYLHQDGIVAQNSYDKYNFQLNIDNQLAKALSLKANISGYVSNTKEPRSDGSMTSMIGYTVREGSIYAGRKSDGTYGYQDNYCPEGWMDSNSFTNNKSNQFLGGAELEWKPLKDFSISGKAGYKYYNYYNKDYVSELVYDANKKYTPNSLTVSNGWNSLVTLQLIAKYNKTIKDHKFNILGGISQEEYKNNWGSGYRKDFPNDKLYELNAGSSTGQTATGSATEWGLRSFFGRINYSFKDRYLLEANARYDGTSRFPSNKRWGLFPSISAGWRLSEEAFMQDISWLDNLKLRASWGKLGNQNIGNYPYQNTITLGQNYPFGGTMSSGARVTTLANSNISWETTTVTDLGIDLTILDAKLDIVFDVFNKKTADILYNISASSVLGMTPSEVNAASVKNTGFEIMLNYHTNIGKVNIGIAPNFSYTKNQVTSLANGLSQDISSNLFVGKSLNAIYGYVADGLFVDQTDIENYPDQPYSAEPGFIRYKDISGPDGVPDGKVDATYDRKVIGSSLPKYSYGVTLSADYEGFDFSMLLQGLGGYKQQMGSYQAYAFYNSGSIQQWQIDNRWTAENPDRNAKYIKLTSLSMGAGTIQSSTYWLKNATFLRCKNLQLGYTFPRKTSERLGLGQLRVYFSGQNLFCLNSYYKGWDPEMYQSTGDAPNFYPITAVYTFGLNIKF from the coding sequence ATGAAAAACACATTAAACAAAGAAAAGATAAATCTTTTCTTAACAAAAAACACACCCCTAAAGGTGTATTTTAGATTTTTTTTATTTTTTGCTATTGGGCTACAGTTATCTACAACTGCTTTCGCTCAAACATTCCATGCAAATGGTAAAGTTATAGATTCCAAAGGCACTCCTATAATCGGTGCTAATGTGTATGAAAAAGGTACCAAGAATGGTACAATTACTGATTTAGAAGGAAACTTCTCCGTCAACGTAAAACAAAACTCTTATTTACAAATATCGTACATTGGGTTTATCTCTCAGGAAGTAAAACCTACAAGTAATATGACTATTATTCTCAAAGAGAATTTAGAGGCTCTAGAAGAAGTAGTCGTTGTAGGTTATGGTACACAAAAGAAAGTAAACTTAACAGGTTCTGTCACTAGTGTATCTTCCGATGAGCTACAAAACCGCCCTGTCACCCAAGCATCTCAGGCTTTAGCAGGCTTAGCCAGTGGAGTCACGGTCTCTCTTTCTTCGGGACGTCCAGGCAATGACGGAGCCTCTATTAAAGTTCGTGGAATGGGAACTTTCTCAGGAGCGGGCTCTGATCCATTAGTTCTTATAGATGGATTATCAGCTTCTATAAATGATATTGACCCTAATAATATCAAAAGTATCTCTGTGCTGAAAGATGCAGCATCAGCAGCCATCTATGGAACACGCGCTGCCAACGGCGTTATATTAATCGAAACCAAACGAGGGAAAAAAGGAAAAATCCAAGTTTCTTATAATGGTTATGCCGGATGGCAAAAAGCGACGGATTTACCGGATTTTGTTGATTCATGGGATTATGCTACGATGCTCAATGAAGCTAATATAAACCAAAATAAAAGTGCCACTTATTCGGCAGAAGAAATTCAAAAGTTTAAAGATGGTACAGATCCCGATAATTACCCAAACGTCAATCATTTAAAGGATCTGCTCACATCAGGATCAGGGTTTCAGACAGGACATAATGTAAGTTTCATGGGTGGTGGTGAAAAAAGCACTTACCTACTATCTCTAGGATATCTACATCAGGATGGTATTGTAGCCCAAAACAGCTATGACAAGTACAACTTTCAACTAAATATTGACAATCAATTAGCAAAAGCCTTATCATTGAAAGCCAACATTAGCGGCTATGTAAGCAATACAAAAGAACCGCGAAGCGATGGCAGTATGACCAGTATGATAGGCTATACTGTACGCGAAGGTTCTATTTATGCAGGGAGAAAATCTGACGGCACATATGGATATCAGGACAATTATTGCCCTGAAGGTTGGATGGACAGTAACTCCTTTACAAACAATAAGAGTAATCAATTTCTGGGTGGTGCCGAATTAGAGTGGAAGCCATTGAAAGATTTTTCCATCAGTGGTAAAGCTGGTTACAAATATTATAATTACTATAATAAAGACTACGTTTCCGAATTAGTATATGACGCTAACAAAAAATATACACCCAATAGTTTAACGGTTTCAAATGGATGGAATTCTTTAGTTACCCTGCAACTCATTGCAAAATACAACAAAACGATTAAAGATCATAAATTTAATATTTTAGGAGGTATCTCGCAAGAAGAATACAAGAACAATTGGGGAAGCGGCTACCGTAAAGATTTCCCAAATGATAAACTATATGAGCTAAATGCAGGTTCTAGTACCGGACAAACGGCCACAGGTTCTGCAACGGAATGGGGCTTACGCTCATTCTTCGGACGTATTAATTATTCATTCAAAGATCGTTACCTACTCGAGGCCAATGCCCGTTATGACGGCACTTCTCGCTTCCCGTCAAACAAACGTTGGGGACTTTTCCCTTCAATATCAGCGGGATGGCGTCTCTCGGAAGAAGCTTTCATGCAAGATATTAGCTGGTTAGATAACTTAAAGCTCCGTGCATCTTGGGGAAAACTAGGTAACCAGAACATTGGTAACTATCCTTATCAAAACACAATAACATTAGGACAGAATTATCCATTTGGAGGTACAATGTCTTCTGGTGCACGAGTCACTACTTTAGCCAATTCTAACATTAGCTGGGAAACAACAACAGTCACCGACTTAGGAATTGATCTCACCATTCTGGATGCAAAACTGGATATTGTCTTTGATGTTTTCAACAAAAAGACAGCTGACATCTTATATAATATCTCAGCTTCCAGTGTTTTAGGTATGACCCCTTCTGAAGTAAATGCTGCATCTGTTAAAAACACAGGTTTCGAAATAATGCTTAATTATCATACTAACATCGGAAAAGTAAATATTGGCATTGCCCCTAACTTCTCTTACACAAAAAACCAAGTAACTTCACTTGCTAACGGGCTATCTCAAGATATTAGCAGCAACTTGTTTGTAGGCAAGTCATTGAATGCTATTTACGGTTATGTAGCTGATGGCTTATTTGTTGATCAAACTGATATTGAGAACTATCCAGATCAACCATATTCAGCCGAGCCTGGATTTATACGCTACAAAGACATTAGTGGTCCCGATGGCGTCCCTGATGGAAAAGTTGATGCTACTTACGATAGAAAGGTGATTGGTTCGAGCCTCCCTAAATATTCCTATGGAGTCACTCTTTCTGCCGATTATGAAGGATTTGATTTTTCTATGCTCCTGCAAGGTTTAGGAGGATATAAACAACAAATGGGGTCCTATCAAGCTTATGCTTTTTATAATAGTGGTTCCATTCAGCAATGGCAAATCGATAATCGTTGGACCGCCGAAAACCCTGATCGGAATGCCAAATACATCAAACTAACTTCTTTGAGTATGGGAGCCGGTACGATCCAAAGTTCTACTTATTGGTTGAAAAATGCAACTTTCTTACGTTGTAAAAACCTCCAACTAGGATATACTTTCCCAAGAAAAACCTCAGAAAGATTAGGCTTAGGTCAATTAAGAGTTTACTTCAGCGGACAGAATCTCTTTTGTTTAAATAGCTATTACAAAGGATGGGATCCTGAAATGTACCAATCTACAGGCGATGCACCTAACTTCTATCCGATTACAGCTGTTTACACATTTGGTCTGAACATCAAATTCTAA